One Bos taurus isolate L1 Dominette 01449 registration number 42190680 breed Hereford chromosome 16, ARS-UCD2.0, whole genome shotgun sequence DNA window includes the following coding sequences:
- the LOC618087 gene encoding membrane cofactor protein, with the protein MLLAVLVLLLPSVSEACGDPPRFKTMMLQGEPKPNYRPGECVQYECRLGFKAKLPALPRSAVCQDNNTWSSLQDACVGKSCPNLGDPANGQVNFVNGSVLFGSQAHVSCNPGFYLIGAKVIYCEISGDNVNWSDNLPICEIILCATPGNITNGRFTQYKEVYRYSEVVIYRCDPSHGPDEYSLIGETTLICVDHNRWSSDPPECKVVKCDYPIVENGAIVSGFRGKYYYNMQVVFQCHDGFHLHGSSTIVCGANGTWEPELPKCSAKEAIATTTVSATSNASGFIKSCLYLSISFKFLVMF; encoded by the exons ATGCTTTTGGCGGTCCTCGTGCTCCTGCTGCCCTCCGTCTCCG AGGCTTGTGGTGATCCACCAAGATTTAAAACTATGATGCTCCAAGGTGAGCCTAAACCCAATTATCGTCCTGGGGAATGTGTACAATATGAGTGTCGTCTAGGTTTCAAGGCCAAGCTTCCTGCTCTCCCCAGATCTGCTGTTTGTCAAGATAATAATACATGGTCGTCTCTCCAGGATGCCTGTGTag gaaaatcATGTCCTAATCTAGGAGATCCTGCGAATGGCCAAGTTAACTTCGTGAATGGAAGTGTTCTGTTTGGTTCACAGGCTCACGTTTCTTGTAATCCAGG tTTTTATCTGATTGGAGCAAAAGTTATATATTGTGAAATTTCTGGAGATAATGTGAACTGGAGTGATAATCTCCCAATTTGTGAAA TAATTCTGTGTGCAACACCTGGAAATATAACAAATGGAAGATTCACCCAGTATAAGGAAGTATATCGATACAGTGAAGTGGTAATATACAGGTGTGATCCTTCTCATGGGCCAGATGAATATTCTCTTATTGGGGAAACCACCCTTATTTGTGTTGATCATAACAGATGGAGCAGTGACCCACCAGAGTGTAAAG TGGTCAAATGTGACTATCCAATCGTCGAAAATGGAGCAATAGTATCAGGATTTAGAGGAAAATATTACTACAATATGCAAGTTGTATTTCAGTGCCATGATGGTTTTCACCTTCACGGGAGTAGCACAATTGTCTGTGGTGCAAATGGGACCTGGGAGCCCGAGCTACCAAAGTGCTCTGCAAAAG AAGCAATTGCTACCACTACGGTGTCTGCAACTTCCAATGCCTCAGGTTTCATAAAGTCCTGCTTATATTTGTCAATATCCTTTAAATTCCTTGTGAtgttttaa